GCCTTGCAAGGTGGCGCGCAACGTGGTGGCATCTCCCATCCGCCGCCCACACCAAGTGCGTCCACGGCATCCCGAGGCCGCGGCAGATCACCGACAGAACCACGATCTCTACTTCGCGGCCCGGAGCGCTCCGGGCCGCTGCTTACTTTTTCGCGGATGGAAGAACGAATGGAATTCAGACGAGCGACGGACGCCGACGCGCCGTTCTTGGCGGAGATCAACCGGCAGCTCATCGCCGAGGAGTGGAACGGCGGCGGCATGTCGCTGGAAGGCCTGGAGAGCCGGATGCGGCGCTGGCTGGAGGAGGGCGACTACGAGGCGCTCATCTTCTCCGAGGGCGGCGAGACGGTGGCCTACGCGCTGGTGCGGATCGATGAGGATTCGGCGTACATCCGCCACTTCTTCGTGCTGCGCGAGCACCGCGGGCGCCGCCTGGGCTCGGCGGTGATGAAGGTGCTGCTGGGCGAGATCATCCCCCCCGCGCACCGCATCGTGCTGGACGTGCTCGCGACCAACGAGGCCGGCCAGGCCTTCTGGCGCTCCCAGGGCTTCCGCGCATATTCGATGGAGATGGAGCGCCTCCCCACGCCGCCGGAATAGCACCGCCCAACCTGCGGACCAGCGGATGATACACGAAGGGCCGGCGTCAGCGCGACACCGGCCCTTCGTTCGTGAGTCATCTGTCCGAGCGCCTCATCGATCATGCGATCATGCACTTGGACGAGTGCACTGCCACGCGTCCAAACCTCAGAATGGTAGGGGATGACCTGCGTGTCATCCCGCTGCGGCAGCCACGAGGCCCCCCCGACACACGATCGCCTCGGAAGAGCAGGAGCACACATCGGTGCTACCCTACCATAGCTTTAACGCTGGTCCCGAGAGACTACCACGCGACGGGGCCGTAGTCCTTGAGGAAGAGGCCGTGGACGTGGCGTCCGGTGTTGAAGCCGGAGATGATGGGGTCCACGATGCGCGCGGCGCCG
The window above is part of the Longimicrobiaceae bacterium genome. Proteins encoded here:
- a CDS encoding GNAT family N-acetyltransferase, with product MEFRRATDADAPFLAEINRQLIAEEWNGGGMSLEGLESRMRRWLEEGDYEALIFSEGGETVAYALVRIDEDSAYIRHFFVLREHRGRRLGSAVMKVLLGEIIPPAHRIVLDVLATNEAGQAFWRSQGFRAYSMEMERLPTPPE